A window of the Cannabis sativa cultivar Pink pepper isolate KNU-18-1 chromosome X, ASM2916894v1, whole genome shotgun sequence genome harbors these coding sequences:
- the LOC133032419 gene encoding uncharacterized protein LOC133032419 — MQSRFATVAANSTHWVFSSRACQRGLASITTPYRTADPAGHAEDYEAHQPASPHGNPDETRNVAEPKPAEPPEKTEYKVEGTTEPLRPPKPAATHGSSPRLESTGVNQPLDPTSQQKRNQTTTISLEDTNCAGLDGSPWPNDEAERWSDRAEQEKDDVEYFKHHKASPLSEMEMADTRKPIAQATDGAAYHGTSGDVILWRPEQLDTAEEALKRAAEIWRQNAMRGDPDSPHSRVLRALRGEDF; from the exons atgcaaTCAAGATTTGCAACCGTAGCAGCAAATTCAACTCACTGGGTCTTCTCCTCTAGAGCTTGCCAGCGTGGATTGGCCTCCATTACGACGCCGTATCGCACCGCTGACCCTGCTGGTCATGCCGAGGATTACGAAGCTCACCAACCTGCTTCTCCTCATGGAAACCCAGAT GAAACGAGAAATGTTGCGGAGCCTAAACCAGCTGAGCCGCCAGAAAAAACAGAGTATAAAGTGGAAGGTACAACTGAACCCCTTAGGCCACCTAAACCGGCCGCCACACATGGTAGTTCCCCAAGGCTAGAGAGCACTGGAGTAAACCAGCCACTGGATCCTACTTCACAGCAAAAACGGAACCAAACGACGACGATTTCTCTTGAAGACACGAATTGCGCGGGTCTGGATGGGTCTCCTTGGCCGAATGACGAGGCAGAGAGGTGGAGTGACAGAGCAGAGCAAGAGAAGGACGACGTTGAGTATTTTAAGCACCACAAGGCATCGCCGTTGTCGGAGATGGAGATGGCCGATACACGGAAGCCGATCGCTCAGGCCACTGATGGGGCGGCTTATCACGGTACGAGTGGGGACGTGATCTTGTGGAGGCCGGAGCAGCTTGATACGGCTGAGGAAGCGCTGAAGAGGGCGGCGGAGATATGGAGGCAGAATGCTATGCGTGGTGACCCTGATTCTCCTCATTCTAGGGTTCTTAGGGCTCTGCGCGGTGAGGATTTTTGA
- the LOC133031819 gene encoding uncharacterized protein LOC133031819: protein MEAANKLSTIAKTFKPSPIQELSHLAQSCNAINLAEGFPDFPAPLHLKNAAISAIHSDFNQYRHVQGVCDYLAKIVNEKHNLDVNPQTDVAICCGQTEAFAAAVFAIIDKDDEVILFDPCFETYEACITMAGGVPVYVALDPPHWTLNPETLKRSFTEKTKAIVLNSPHNPTGKVFTKAELEVIAGECCSRDCLAITDEVYEYVTFDNNKHTSLASLSGMKDRTIITSSLSKSFSVTGWRVGWAIAPHLIASAIKNIHVKITDSAPAPFQEAALTALTTPPEYFELLQKDYESKRDYMVKLLEGVGFQIAFKPQGSFFLFAELPEDFPFTDMEFVKKMIEKVGVVAVPGRGFFHANMYLEKLCEVDYKYQNRYIRFAFCKSDQTLASAAQRLGSIKF, encoded by the exons ATGGAAGCTGCTAATAAACTATCAACTATTGCTAAAACATTTAAGCCTTCACCAATTCAAGAACTATCTCATCTAGCCCAGTCTTGCAATGCTATCAACTTAGCTGAAGGCTTCCCAGATTTCCCAGCACCTCTTCATCTCAAAAACGCAGCCATTTCAGCCATTCATTCGGATTTCAACCAATACAG gCATGTTCAAGGAGTATGTGACTACCTGGCAAAGATAGTGAATGAGAAGCATAATTTAGATGTCAACCCACAAACTGATGTAGCTATTTGTTGTGGCCAGACTGAGGCGTTTGCAGCAGCTGTATTTGCAA TAATAGACAAAGATGATGAAGTTATACTGTTTGATCCTTGTTTTGAAACATATGAAGCATGTATTACCATGGCTGGAGGGGTTCCT GTATATGTGGCTCTTGACCCACCCCACTGGACATTGAATCCGGAAACACTTAAGAGATCTTTTACTGAGAAAACAAAAGCTATAGTATTGAACAG TCCTCACAATCCAACTGGCAAAGTTTTCACCAAAGCTGAGCTTGAGGTTATTGCTGGAGAATGTTGCAGTAGGGATTGCCTTGCTATAACAGATGAA GTTTATGAGTATGTTACATTCGACAATAACAAGCACACATCTCTTGCTTCACTTTCTGGAATGAAAGACCGGACTATCATCACATCTTCCTTGTCCAAATCCTTTAGTGTAACAG GTTGGAGGGTTGGATGGGCTATAGCCCCACATTTGATTGCCTCAGCAATTAAAAACATTCATGTCAAAATCACAGATTCCGCTCCAGCACCATTCCAAGAGGCTGCCTTGACTGCTTTAACAACCCCACCAGAATACTTTGAATTGCTGCAAAAA GATTATGAGTCCAAAAGAGATTACATGGTCAAGTTGCTTGAAGGGGTTGGTTTTCAGATTGCATTTAAGCCTCAGGGCTCTTTCTTCTTATTTGCAGAGCTTCCTGAAGATTTCCCATTTACTGAT ATGGAATTTGTAAAGAAGATGATAGAGAAGGTAGGAGTGGTGGCTGTGCCAGGGCGTGGATTTTTTCACGCTAACATGTATTTGGAGAAGCTTTGTGAGGTGGATTATAAGTACCAGAATAGATACATAAGGTTTGCTTTTTGTAAGAGTGATCAAACTTTGGCCTCTGCTGCACAAAGACTTGGATCcataaaattttga
- the LOC115708017 gene encoding uncharacterized protein LOC115708017, producing MCRSTITVHNSIYPRKKMKSPICSTSSDEDEYENSAGLEPYCWWRSSAEKFKLECAMLKLYNNLPNVAGLTPRLRVLRELERLALVANEGINDFRQKLVTYRSGDFWMPTGGVPKEKTDIPPVITILLVGFSGSGKSSLVNLMYCVLGRSGLVPFAQTSSGNSPDYTSMFLEEHNVLRSLRSGFCVYDSRGFDYEQMSENIEELSSWMNEGVHHNQLCLRSGDYLLRKDEIEVLMSRSSSKFERRRVNCAMVVANIAEIYKAYKAGNYKPMDAIKELYSSPAFKKCIENPILILTHGDMLSTEERIEGRIKISEWLNISETSGVYDIVCLTEYGFIAEDSDPVSAYALTEAIYRALIISDRAHLPKRSFLDWTILVLSWVMCFIAAFFAFLSEICSKLSNSGGKLKL from the exons ATGTGTAGAAGTACCATAACTGTTCACAATTCAATTTACCCAAGGAAGAAAATGAAGAGCCCAATATGCTCCACTTCTAGTGACGAAGACGAGTACGAGAACTCGGCGGGTTTGGAGCCGTATTGCTGGTGGAGATCATCGGCTGAGAAGTTCAAATTAGAATGTGCAATGCTCAAGCTCTATAATAATCTCCCTAACGTGGCTGGGCTCACGCCGAGGCTAAGGGTGttgagagagcttgagagattGGCTCTTGTTGCAAACGAAGGTATCAATGACTTTAGGCAGAAGCTGGTCACGTATCGGTCCGGTGATTTTTGGATGCCAACCGGAGGTGTTCCAAAGGAAAAAACTGATATTCCTCCGGTTATTACAATTCTATTGGTTGGATTTTCTGGTTCTGGCAAGAGCTCTCTTGTTAACCTTATGTACTGCGTTTTGGGCCGTTCAGGACTTGTTCCTTTTGCCCAAACTTCTTCTG GGAATAGTCCCGATTACACAAGTATGTTCTTGGAGGAACATAATGTGCTGAGGTCACTGCGAAGTGGGTTTTGCGTGTATGACTCGAGAGGTTTTGATTATGAACAAATGAGTGAGAATATAGAAGAGTTATCGAGTTGGATGAATGAAGGGGTTCACCATAACCAGCTGTGTTTGAGATCAGGAGATTATTTGTTAAGAAAAGATGAAATAGAAGTTCTTATGTCGAGATCGTCTTCAAAATTTGAAAGGAGGAGAGTCAATTGTGCCATGGTGGTGGCTAACATAGCAGAGATCTATAAAGCTTACAAGGCAGGGAATTACAAGCCTATGGATGCCATTAAAGAGCTTTACTCTTCCCCTGCTTTTAAAAAATGCA TTGAGAACCCAATACTAATATTGACACATGGTGACATGTTATCAACTGAGGAAAGAATTGAAGGGAGGATAAAGATAAGTGAATGGCTAAATATATCAGAGACAAGTGGTGTGTATGACATTGTCTGCTTAACCGAGTATGGATTTATTGCAGAAGATTCAGATCCAGTTTCAGCTTATGCATTGACAGAAGCGATTTACAGAGCACTAATCATTTCAGACAGAGCTCATTTACCCAAGAGAAGTTTTTTGGACTGGACCATCCTTGTCCTGTCTTGGGTTATGTGCTTCATTGCAGCTTTCTTTGCTTTCCTGTCTGAAATTTGTTCCAAACTCTCAAACAGCGGAGGAAAACTGAAGTTATGA
- the LOC115719208 gene encoding uncharacterized protein LOC115719208, protein MNQAFLAKWGWHILTGSQSLCCRVLTAKYLKGKDFLKYKYKNSDSWFWKSVVKANSILKRGACKQVTNGESTAIWEDPWIPHYKGFCPKPNRRGATNLNRVSDLLLSNGHWNVNKLNESFDHETVVAILKGGHPSGHGSDRWIWTQTSNGNFSCKSAYLVQALDRAPQCEVAPNLWNKLWNSKILERHKILWWCILSNALPTRSVINRRFHIEDTSCPLCGSREETMEHLFLSCDVVFHLWRSSPWGFYPICDTGIRVWDWVKFIWGLNRRGVRVEDAFLYASIIVDTIWRVRNDKVHNNCLVDVKKCVDDICFAYADLRASLLPSPTSLPKEAWSPPPGIGLS, encoded by the coding sequence ATGAATCAGGCGTTTCTGGCTAAGTGGGGGTGGCATATCCTCACTGGCAGCCAATCGTTGTGCTGCAGAGTTTTAACGGCAAAATATTTAAAAGGGAAGGACTTTCTcaaatacaaatataaaaacTCTGACTCCTGGTTCTGGAAGAGCGTAGTCAAGGCTAACTCAATCTTGAAGAGAGGTGCTTGTAAGCAGGTGACTAATGGAGAGAGTACTGCTATTTGGGAGGATCCCTGGATTCCCCACTATAAAGGTTTTTGTCCAAAACCAAACAGGAGAGGTGCGACTAATCTCAACCGAGTGTCTGATCTGTTATTATCCAATGGACACTGGAACGTTAATAAGCTGAATGAAAGCTTCGATCATGAAACTGTTGTTGCCATTTTAAAAGGGGGCCACCCCTCTGGTCATGGCTCTGACAGATGGATATGGACTCAAACAAGTAATGGAAATTTCTCGTGTAAGTCTGCGTATCTTGTTCAAGCGTTAGATAGAGCCCCCCAGTGCGAGGTTGCCCCGAATCTCTGGAACAAGCTCTGGAATAGCAAAATCCTGGAAAGACACAAGATCCTGTGGTGGTGTATTCTATCTAATGCGCTTCCTACAAGATCTGTGATCAATAGAAGATTCCACATTGAGGACACAAGTTGCCCTCTGTGTGGATCAAGGGAAGAAACTATGGAACACTTATTCCTTTCTTGTGACGTGGTCTTCCACCTCTGGCGCTCTTCTCCTTGGGGTTTCTATCCCATTTGTGATACTGGGATCCGAGTTTGGGATTGGGTCAAGTTCATCTGGGGTCTGAACCGAAGAGGGGTCCGAGTTGAGGATGCCTTCTTGTATGCCTCCATAATTGTGGATACAATTTGGAGGGTGCGGAATGACAAAGTTCACAATAATTGCCTTGTTGATGTGAAAAAATGTGTTGATGATATTTGCTTTGCCTATGCTGATTTACGTGCTTCTTTGTTACCTAGTCCTACTTCGCTTCCCAAGGAAGCTTGGTCGCCTCCCCCCGGGATTGGATTAAGCTGA